The sequence GGTTGATCAAAATATTTGGGCGTCTAACTTATTGAAGTgtattgttattgtcattttccTTTAAGCATATATTGCGATACAACTATATTAGGAATAATTTCTTCAACGTTTGGTATGGATGACATCTGCAGGTGGCAATGCCCCGGAGCAATGTGATTATTCTCACGGATCCGAAGTCTGACTTCTCAGTACAGAGAAGCCAAGTTACCCTTTATCCTATACAAGGTGAATATTCACGAGACAAATTGATGCTCCAAAGGATCAGGTCTTATATTGTAAGATCACGTTGCTgtatagaaaatattttgaataaaacTAGTTGATCATCTGTATGAGTTTATTTTGAACATTTCTCCTTATGTGTCTTTGTAATCTAATTAAAATTATTACTTTATAAATTTGCCAGTGGCTGCAATCTCATGCACAAAAATAGACCAATGGTTCTGTTATCTTTGTCATTCTTTCTGTTTGATATTCCAATTATATAGTCACATCATACTGTTCTTTTGTCATTTAACATAATAAGAATTTATGATGTAGCTCTTAAGGGTAAGATATTGTCTTTTCCTTCTTTACAGGCCTTTTTGGATTCACGGCATAAGATGCTTTCTCAGAGGCCAGGGAATATCACTCACTACATCTTCACCGATTCTGATATGGCAGTGGTTGATGATTTAGGGCAGATTTTTCATGACCATCCGAATTTTGACTTGGCTCTAACATTTAGGAACAACAAGGGACAACCGATAAATTCGGGATTCATTGCAGTCAGGGGTACTCCTGATGCAATTTTAAGGTAAACAAATTGGACTGTATGTGATTTTCATTTAACTACATTTACTTCATATATAACCTCCATGCTTTATTCCACATAACGGGGTTGCTTGTATGGATCAAATGATACCCTTTTAgttcttttattaaaaatcaaatatttaatAAATCATGACCAATCTTGTCTCTATAGTTTCACTTTAATTGCAAAAATAAAGAATTTCCAGTAGATCGTTTGTCTGTTGAACTCACAATACATGTCCTGTAACACATCTCTTGGTAGTTTCAGGTTTTCTCAAACATGAAAAACACTGGTATTGTTTTTGTTTTGGACATGGTTTCCATAAACTGTTGGTGTAATTAGGTTCACACTAAATAAATCATATAGCGCCTCTTGTTTATGatgatttattttctctttgacTACATTAGACTTGTTAAGGAGAAACTCCTATAAAAGCTTAAGCGGTTAGATGAACGTTTAAAGATCTGACTCAATTCTGCTAAAACATTTGTTCGGAGATTGCTTATGAATGATTCCTATGAAGAATTAATCAAACTTAAACTCTACCATTTATGCTAGCATTCTGCTGTTTTCATTAATGCTACCGAAGTCATTTTAAAAGATGGAAAATAGTGAGGACTGAGGAGTTTTGATATTACATGTAAAAGTTTATACCAGCAAATACTTTTGATATGCTTCTTTCCCCCCTTGCAAGTTAATTAATAGTACCATCAATTTCATGATATGCTTTGATATTACATGTAAAAGTTTATACCAGCAAATACTTTTGATATGCTTCTTACCCCCCTTGCAAGTTAATTAATACTTTTGATATGCTTCTTTCCCCCCTTGCAAGTTAATTAATAGTACCATCAATTTCATGATCTTCTATTTTCTCATTGTTTTGCTGATCATTTTTCTTCCATTTGCATGTTTGAAAATCAGTAGCTCTTCCATTTTCCTAATTCCTCCCTCTAATTTCATAATATATGAAGGGCAAAGCTTTTTCTACAAGATGTTTTGAGAGTTTACCGCATGGAATACATGAAAGCTTCACGGATGCTTGGAGATCAGTTGGCGCTTGCTTCGGTTGTGAAGTCCAAACCTCAATTTGATGCCAACAGGTTTTCCAAAACTGTTGCTTTCACCGAAGACATTCGCGGTACTAAAGTATTGTTCTTACCTTGTGCCATGTACAATTGGACTCCGCCAGAGGGTGCTGGACAGTTTCGTGGCATGCCATTGGACGTCAAGGTATATTTCAGACTTAAATGTGCTTTGTATATTTCGAGTTCGAAACAGCTTATAATCAATGTTTCTTGAGACGGCCATTGAAAAGAGTTAAGCACCACTTTGAGCCCCAAAAGATTAAAATGCCATTATTTTAGAGACTCAGAAAGATGTTATATTCTCATGTGTTATCAGAATGGTTAATATAGTAATTAGTCCTTAAAATGTCTTTTCATtaatactttttaaaaaaaaataacaagtcTTTTGGGGGTTGATTTGTAGATCCTTTAAggatcaagctggtggttcaccCCGCCCCCGTCTCTTTTTTTTCCCAGAATAAATCACCATTTTAATCCTTGTATGATTCGGTatccttaaaaattgataattatCACTAGGTACGCAAAAGATTATGTTAACAGTTAAATTAGCCCTCAGAATTTTAGTTTGCTAACAAATCGGTTCTCACTTTGGTCGATTTGTCAAGTTAAATCGATCTTTCGAGTTTCGAGTACCATGAGAGAGTAGTGAACTAATATTTTGTGAGTCAAAATGGTAATTTACTGGggaaaaggaaagatattttttatctaCCATTTCGGTGATGTATCTGAATGCACTTCATTTGgtgttttagaaaaatatctaCATTGTCTTGTGAGATTTTAACCCTAATTTATCCCTGTGTTTATGATTCGCAGGTTGTTCATTTTAAAGGATCAAGAAAACGATTAATGCTCGAGTCTTGGAATTTTTATTCCTCTTCTCTTGATATCCCAGATATGTTGTGCCTCATTTTAGCAAGC is a genomic window of Arachis ipaensis cultivar K30076 chromosome B06, Araip1.1, whole genome shotgun sequence containing:
- the LOC107605122 gene encoding uncharacterized protein LOC107605122 isoform X1, with amino-acid sequence MKRMRGWHRFLFGLPLILLLTHLFSVKELQQSSQTMEPPEKLNKKFDHLVLGPAAGQGLSNRLQCQGTKALNRTHGSNGRSSLEDSVAFVTVFTIYNSSVNTADDKAIKTEVGSASYNKVERSMAVLNAFINFIKVAMPRSNVIILTDPKSDFSVQRSQVTLYPIQGEYSRDKLMLQRIRSYIAFLDSRHKMLSQRPGNITHYIFTDSDMAVVDDLGQIFHDHPNFDLALTFRNNKGQPINSGFIAVRGTPDAILRAKLFLQDVLRVYRMEYMKASRMLGDQLALASVVKSKPQFDANRFSKTVAFTEDIRGTKVLFLPCAMYNWTPPEGAGQFRGMPLDVKVVHFKGSRKRLMLESWNFYSSSLDIPDMLCLILASGRTKYDF
- the LOC107605122 gene encoding uncharacterized protein LOC107605122 isoform X4, whose amino-acid sequence is MKRMRGWHRFLFGLPLILLLTHLFSGTKALNRTHGSNGRSSLEDSVAFVTVFTIYNSSVNTADDKAIKTEVGSASYNKVERSMAVLNAFINFIKVAMPRSNVIILTDPKSDFSVQRSQVTLYPIQGEYSRDKLMLQRIRSYIAFLDSRHKMLSQRPGNITHYIFTDSDMAVVDDLGQIFHDHPNFDLALTFRNNKGQPINSGFIAVRGTPDAILRAKLFLQDVLRVYRMEYMKASRMLGDQLALASVVKSKPQFDANRFSKTVAFTEDIRGTKVLFLPCAMYNWTPPEGAGQFRGMPLDVKVVHFKGSRKRLMLESWNFYSSSLDIPDMLCLILASGRTKYDF
- the LOC107605122 gene encoding uncharacterized protein LOC107605122 isoform X3; amino-acid sequence: MEPPEKLNKKFDHLVLGPAAGQGLSNRLQCQGTKALNRTHGSNGRSSLEDSVAFVTVFTIYNSSVNTADDKAIKTEVGSASYNKVERSMAVLNAFINFIKVAMPRSNVIILTDPKSDFSVQRSQVTLYPIQGEYSRDKLMLQRIRSYIAFLDSRHKMLSQRPGNITHYIFTDSDMAVVDDLGQIFHDHPNFDLALTFRNNKGQPINSGFIAVRGTPDAILRAKLFLQDVLRVYRMEYMKASRMLGDQLALASVVKSKPQFDANRFSKTVAFTEDIRGTKVLFLPCAMYNWTPPEGAGQFRGMPLDVKVVHFKGSRKRLMLESWNFYSSSLDIPDMLCLILASGRTKYDF
- the LOC107605122 gene encoding uncharacterized protein LOC107605122 isoform X5, which gives rise to MLSQRPGNITHYIFTDSDMAVVDDLGQIFHDHPNFDLALTFRNNKGQPINSGFIAVRGTPDAILRAKLFLQDVLRVYRMEYMKASRMLGDQLALASVVKSKPQFDANRFSKTVAFTEDIRGTKVLFLPCAMYNWTPPEGAGQFRGMPLDVKVVHFKGSRKRLMLESWNFYSSSLDIPDMLCLILASGRTKYDF